In Janthinobacterium sp. 67, a genomic segment contains:
- a CDS encoding GGDEF domain-containing protein: MTDALPAAPPAALPEVLFSRLLEDALDAVIIIDEHCRIRYINGAMQALSGYASGELLGQTLNGLLPDAVGAQHDNHVINYIRSSRTSSVLGKIREFAIRHRDTQMIPIEMKAMDLGVVDGIRYFGAFLLDVRERRELAAKNASLLAQLEQQALHDALTSLPNRRAYEAQAEQAMARAARSGAALTVGVADLDHFKKINDRYGHAVGDAVLRTVAQALRDTGRITDVAARLGGEEFGLLFPDAGLQQAHRVAERIRAAVAAAITPLPDGGQLQVTISIGVASLTAGATLDAAMSDADKALYAAKHQGRNKVVAAE, translated from the coding sequence ATGACAGATGCATTGCCCGCAGCACCGCCTGCCGCTCTTCCCGAAGTGCTCTTTTCCCGCCTGCTGGAAGACGCGCTCGACGCCGTCATCATCATCGATGAGCATTGCCGCATCCGCTATATCAATGGCGCCATGCAGGCATTGTCGGGCTATGCGAGCGGAGAATTGCTGGGCCAGACCCTGAACGGCCTACTGCCCGACGCCGTCGGCGCGCAGCACGACAACCATGTGATCAACTACATCCGCAGCTCGCGCACCTCCAGCGTGCTGGGCAAGATACGCGAATTCGCCATCCGCCACCGCGACACGCAAATGATCCCCATCGAAATGAAGGCCATGGACCTGGGCGTCGTCGACGGCATCCGCTATTTCGGCGCCTTCTTGCTCGACGTGCGCGAACGGCGCGAACTGGCGGCAAAGAACGCCAGCCTGTTGGCGCAGCTGGAACAGCAGGCGCTGCACGATGCGCTGACGTCACTGCCGAATCGGCGCGCGTATGAAGCGCAAGCCGAGCAGGCGATGGCGCGCGCGGCGCGCAGCGGCGCCGCCCTGACCGTGGGTGTGGCCGATCTCGACCATTTCAAGAAGATCAACGACCGCTATGGCCATGCCGTGGGCGACGCCGTGCTGCGCACGGTGGCGCAGGCGCTGCGCGATACGGGACGCATCACCGACGTGGCGGCGCGCCTCGGCGGCGAGGAATTCGGCCTGCTGTTCCCCGACGCCGGCCTGCAGCAGGCGCATAGGGTGGCCGAACGCATCCGCGCCGCCGTGGCCGCCGCCATCACCCCCCTACCCGATGGCGGCCAGCTGCAGGTGACCATCAGCATCGGCGTGGCCTCCCTGACAGCCGGCGCCACCCTGGACGCGGCCATGTCCGATGCCGACAAGGCCCTGTATGCGGCCAAGCACCAGGGACGCAACAAGGTAGTGGCAGCCGAATAA
- a CDS encoding NAD(P)(+) transhydrogenase (Re/Si-specific) subunit beta yields the protein MSFVTMNLVTMMYLIASVCFIQALKGLSSPSTARRGNAFGMSGMAIAAVTTVALILKLKEQQTGGMGLTLVIIGIVTGGAIGAYLAKTVEMTKMPELVAAMHSLIGLAAVCIAVAAVSEPWAFNIAKHGEALPIGNRFELFIGTFVGAITFSGSVIAFGKLSGKYKFRLFQGAPVSFKGQHMLNLVLALVMVGLGLAFCFADGVEPAWTPFIVMTLIAFALGVLIIIPIGGADMPVVVSMLNSYSGWAAAGIGFSLNNSMLIIAGSLVGSSGAILSYIMCKAMNRSFFNVILGGFGGDAPAAGAAGAQEQRPVKSGSADDAAFIMSNAETVIIVPGYGLAVARAQHSLKELVEKLTHKGITVKYAIHPVAGRMPGHMNVLLAEAEVPYDQVFEMEDINGEFGQTDVVLVLGANDVVNPAAKDPKSPIAGMPILEAYKAKSIIVNKRSMASGYAGLDNDLFYQPNTMMVFGDAKKVIEDMLKAVE from the coding sequence ATGAGCTTCGTCACCATGAACCTGGTGACGATGATGTACCTGATCGCCTCGGTGTGCTTCATCCAGGCCTTGAAAGGCCTGTCGTCGCCATCGACGGCGCGCCGCGGCAATGCCTTCGGCATGAGCGGCATGGCCATTGCCGCCGTCACCACCGTGGCGCTGATCCTGAAACTGAAGGAACAGCAGACGGGCGGCATGGGCCTGACCCTCGTCATCATCGGCATCGTCACGGGCGGCGCCATCGGCGCCTACCTGGCGAAAACCGTGGAAATGACGAAGATGCCGGAACTGGTGGCGGCCATGCACTCGCTGATCGGCCTGGCGGCCGTCTGCATCGCCGTGGCCGCCGTGTCCGAACCGTGGGCCTTCAATATCGCCAAGCATGGCGAGGCGCTGCCCATCGGTAACCGCTTCGAGCTGTTCATCGGCACCTTCGTCGGCGCCATCACGTTCTCCGGTTCGGTGATCGCCTTCGGCAAGCTGTCGGGCAAATACAAGTTCCGCCTGTTCCAGGGCGCGCCCGTCAGTTTCAAGGGCCAGCACATGCTCAACCTCGTGCTGGCGCTGGTGATGGTGGGCCTGGGCCTGGCGTTCTGCTTCGCCGATGGCGTCGAGCCCGCATGGACGCCGTTCATCGTCATGACCCTGATCGCCTTTGCGCTGGGCGTGCTGATCATCATCCCCATCGGCGGCGCCGACATGCCGGTGGTGGTGTCGATGCTCAACAGCTACTCGGGCTGGGCCGCGGCCGGCATCGGCTTTTCGCTGAACAACTCGATGCTGATCATCGCCGGTTCGCTCGTGGGATCCTCTGGCGCGATCCTGTCGTACATCATGTGCAAGGCCATGAACCGCTCGTTCTTCAACGTCATCCTCGGCGGCTTCGGCGGTGATGCGCCGGCGGCCGGCGCGGCGGGCGCGCAGGAACAGCGCCCCGTGAAATCGGGTTCGGCCGACGATGCCGCCTTCATCATGAGCAATGCGGAAACCGTCATCATCGTGCCCGGCTACGGCCTGGCCGTGGCGCGCGCGCAGCACTCGCTCAAGGAACTGGTGGAAAAGCTCACGCACAAGGGCATCACCGTCAAATATGCGATCCACCCCGTGGCGGGGCGCATGCCGGGCCACATGAACGTGCTGCTGGCCGAGGCGGAAGTGCCGTACGACCAGGTCTTCGAGATGGAAGACATCAACGGCGAATTCGGCCAGACGGACGTGGTGCTGGTGCTGGGCGCGAACGACGTCGTCAACCCGGCGGCGAAAGACCCGAAATCGCCGATCGCCGGCATGCCTATCCTGGAAGCCTATAAAGCCAAGAGCATCATCGTCAACAAGCGTTCGATGGCGTCCGGCTATGCGGGCCTGGACAACGACCTGTTCTACCAGCCGAACACGATGATGGTGTTTGGCGATGCGAAGAAGGTGATCGAGGATATGCTCAAAGCCGTCGAATAA
- a CDS encoding NAD(P) transhydrogenase subunit alpha: MEISHTITNLIIFVLAIYVGYHVVWTVTPALHTPLMAVTNAISAIIIVGAMLAAGLTDGPLAQVAGTLAVALAAVNVFGGFLVTQRMLEMFRKKEPKAKQGAKE, encoded by the coding sequence ATGGAAATCAGTCACACCATCACCAACCTGATCATCTTCGTGCTGGCCATTTATGTCGGCTACCACGTCGTCTGGACCGTCACGCCGGCGCTGCATACGCCGCTGATGGCCGTTACCAATGCCATTTCCGCCATCATCATCGTCGGCGCCATGCTGGCGGCCGGCCTGACCGACGGCCCGCTGGCGCAAGTGGCCGGCACCCTGGCCGTGGCGCTGGCCGCCGTCAACGTGTTCGGCGGCTTCCTCGTCACGCAGCGCATGCTCGAGATGTTCCGTAAAAAAGAACCGAAGGCCAAGCAAGGAGCAAAAGAATGA
- a CDS encoding Re/Si-specific NAD(P)(+) transhydrogenase subunit alpha: MRIGIPAETRPGETRVAATPETVKKLAAKHQVVVQSGAGLQASIPDDAYAAAGAQIGSAQEAYGCAIVLKVRAPDAEERALMASGTVLIGMLNPFDADNIAAMATAGLSAFALEAVPRITRAQSMDVLSSQANIAGYKAVLVAANTYQRFMPMLMTAAGTVKAARVLIMGVGVAGLQAIATAKRLGAVIEASDVRPPVKEQVESLGAKFLDVPFLTDEEKEIAKGSGGYARAMPADWMRRQAELVHERAKLADIIITTALIPGRAAPVLISEETVKAMKPGSVIVDLAVEQGGNCPLSELGKTVVKHGVYIVGEPNLATLVAADASALYARNVLDFLKLIIDKEDQLLIDREDEIIKASLVCAGNDILRK; this comes from the coding sequence ATGAGGATAGGCATACCGGCCGAAACACGGCCTGGTGAAACGCGGGTGGCGGCAACGCCCGAGACAGTCAAGAAGCTGGCAGCCAAGCATCAAGTCGTCGTGCAGTCCGGAGCGGGCCTGCAAGCCTCGATTCCCGATGACGCCTATGCCGCCGCCGGCGCGCAGATCGGCAGCGCCCAGGAAGCCTATGGCTGCGCCATCGTGCTCAAGGTGCGCGCGCCCGATGCCGAAGAGCGGGCCCTGATGGCCAGCGGCACGGTGCTGATCGGCATGTTGAACCCGTTTGACGCGGACAATATCGCCGCCATGGCCACGGCCGGCCTGTCCGCCTTCGCGCTGGAAGCCGTACCGCGCATCACGCGCGCGCAGTCGATGGACGTGCTGTCTTCGCAGGCGAACATCGCCGGCTACAAGGCCGTGCTGGTGGCCGCGAATACCTACCAGCGCTTCATGCCGATGCTGATGACGGCGGCCGGCACCGTCAAGGCGGCCCGCGTGCTGATCATGGGCGTGGGCGTGGCAGGGCTGCAGGCGATCGCCACGGCCAAGCGCCTGGGCGCCGTCATCGAGGCGTCCGACGTGCGCCCGCCCGTCAAGGAACAAGTGGAGTCGCTGGGCGCCAAATTCCTCGACGTGCCTTTCCTCACCGATGAAGAAAAAGAGATCGCCAAGGGTTCGGGCGGCTATGCGCGCGCCATGCCGGCCGACTGGATGCGCCGCCAGGCCGAACTCGTGCACGAACGGGCGAAACTGGCCGACATCATCATCACCACCGCGCTGATTCCCGGCCGCGCCGCGCCCGTCTTGATCTCCGAAGAGACGGTGAAAGCCATGAAGCCGGGTTCCGTCATCGTCGACCTGGCCGTCGAGCAGGGCGGCAACTGCCCGCTGTCGGAGCTGGGCAAGACGGTGGTCAAGCACGGCGTCTACATCGTGGGCGAGCCGAACCTGGCGACCCTGGTGGCGGCCGACGCCTCGGCCCTGTATGCGCGCAACGTGCTGGACTTCTTGAAGCTCATCATCGACAAGGAAGATCAACTGCTGATCGACCGCGAGGATGAAATCATCAAGGCCAGCCTGGTTTGCGCAGGCAATGACATCCTCAGAAAATAA
- a CDS encoding NUDIX hydrolase: protein MPRIWKPSVTVAAIVERDGLFLLIEEETSEGIKINQPAGHLDPFESLEQAVIRETLEEAAYDFIPTALVGMYMSRYQSLRTGEDVTYLRFTFCGTAGAEHDRPLDEGIIRTLWMTRDELAACQERHRSPLVLQCVDEYLAGRRAPLALLHTHASVFNSA, encoded by the coding sequence ATGCCGAGAATCTGGAAACCCTCTGTCACCGTTGCCGCCATCGTCGAGCGCGACGGCCTGTTTTTACTGATTGAAGAAGAGACCAGCGAAGGCATCAAGATCAATCAACCGGCCGGCCACCTCGACCCGTTCGAGTCGCTGGAGCAGGCGGTGATCCGCGAAACGCTGGAAGAAGCGGCCTACGATTTCATCCCCACGGCACTGGTCGGCATGTACATGTCGCGCTATCAGTCGTTGCGCACGGGCGAGGACGTGACCTATCTGCGCTTCACCTTTTGCGGCACGGCCGGCGCCGAGCATGACCGCCCGCTGGACGAAGGCATCATCCGCACCTTGTGGATGACGCGCGACGAGCTGGCGGCGTGCCAGGAACGCCACCGCAGCCCGCTGGTGCTGCAGTGCGTGGACGAATACCTGGCTGGCCGGCGCGCGCCGCTGGCCCTGCTGCACACGCATGCGTCCGTTTTCAATAGCGCATAG
- the mnmA gene encoding tRNA 2-thiouridine(34) synthase MnmA, with translation MSKKKVVIGMSGGVDSSVAAWMLKEQGYEVIGLFMKNWEDDDDSEYCSTRQDWIDAASVADVIGVDIEAVNFASEYKDRVFADFLREYQAGRTPNPDVLCNAEIKFKAFLDHAMTLGADLIATGHYARVRQAPTDAGRYELLKAVDASKDQSYFLHRLNQAQLSKTLFPLGEIPKTEVRQIAEKLALPNAQKKDSTGICFIGERPFREFLNRYLSYKPGPMKTADGKTVGEHVGLSFYTLGQRKGIGIGGVKSYQNADGSSDAWYVARKDIANNTLWVVQGHDHPWLLSPALTADQASWVAGVAPQAGALSAKTRYRQADVACQLLPDRAEHFSLAFDQAQWAVTPGQSAVLYDGDVCLGGGIIASATGLA, from the coding sequence ATGAGCAAGAAGAAAGTCGTTATCGGCATGTCGGGTGGGGTCGATTCCTCGGTCGCGGCATGGATGCTGAAGGAACAAGGCTATGAAGTCATCGGCCTGTTCATGAAAAACTGGGAAGATGACGACGATTCGGAATACTGCTCCACGCGCCAGGACTGGATCGACGCGGCCAGCGTGGCCGACGTCATCGGCGTCGATATCGAAGCCGTCAATTTCGCCTCCGAATACAAGGACCGCGTGTTCGCCGATTTCCTGCGCGAATACCAGGCCGGCCGCACGCCGAATCCGGACGTGCTGTGCAACGCCGAAATCAAGTTCAAGGCCTTTCTCGACCATGCCATGACCCTGGGCGCCGACCTGATCGCCACCGGCCACTACGCGCGCGTGCGCCAGGCACCCACCGATGCGGGCCGCTATGAACTGCTCAAGGCCGTCGACGCCAGCAAGGACCAGAGCTACTTCCTGCACCGGTTGAACCAGGCTCAACTGTCTAAAACTTTATTTCCCCTCGGTGAAATCCCGAAAACGGAAGTGCGCCAGATCGCCGAAAAACTGGCGCTGCCGAACGCGCAAAAGAAAGATTCGACGGGCATCTGCTTTATCGGCGAGCGTCCGTTCCGCGAATTCTTGAACCGCTACCTGTCGTACAAGCCGGGGCCGATGAAAACGGCCGACGGCAAGACCGTGGGCGAACATGTGGGACTGAGTTTTTATACCCTGGGCCAGCGCAAGGGCATCGGCATCGGCGGCGTGAAGTCGTACCAGAACGCCGATGGCAGCAGCGACGCCTGGTACGTGGCGCGCAAGGATATCGCCAACAATACCCTGTGGGTGGTGCAGGGCCATGACCATCCATGGCTGCTGTCGCCGGCCTTGACGGCCGACCAGGCCAGCTGGGTCGCCGGTGTGGCGCCGCAGGCGGGCGCCTTGAGCGCCAAGACGCGCTATCGCCAGGCCGACGTGGCGTGCCAGCTGCTGCCCGATCGCGCAGAGCATTTCAGCCTGGCCTTCGACCAGGCGCAATGGGCCGTCACGCCAGGCCAGTCGGCCGTGCTGTACGACGGCGACGTGTGCCTCGGCGGCGGCATCATCGCCAGCGCGACGGGCCTGGCCTAA
- a CDS encoding response regulator: MLKTVLIDSSAVARGLLNTVLTDGGYDVCGQTHTSALGLALLVKHHPHFVCIAREQVEDGTNVVQTIRAQYPKTLIFMVSGGIDAASLQAAHAMGVSGFIVKPFMADTVLKTVRNTVIAMVRKQQQALAAAAKDT; this comes from the coding sequence ATGTTAAAGACAGTCCTGATCGATAGCAGCGCCGTGGCGCGCGGCCTGCTGAACACGGTCCTGACCGATGGCGGCTACGATGTCTGCGGGCAGACGCATACGAGCGCGCTGGGGCTGGCGCTGCTGGTCAAGCACCATCCGCATTTCGTGTGCATCGCGCGCGAGCAGGTGGAAGATGGGACGAATGTGGTGCAAACCATCCGCGCCCAGTATCCGAAGACGCTCATATTCATGGTCTCGGGCGGCATCGACGCCGCCTCGCTGCAGGCGGCCCACGCCATGGGCGTGTCGGGCTTCATCGTGAAACCGTTCATGGCCGACACGGTCCTGAAAACCGTGCGCAATACGGTCATTGCCATGGTGCGCAAGCAGCAGCAGGCGCTTGCCGCCGCTGCGAAAGACACCTGA
- a CDS encoding 5'-3' exonuclease has product MARLLAIDGLNIVRRVYEASPEPDSDLKAEIALRHALSSFRTLINDHEPTHILPAFDFGGPTWRHALYAGYREGRQPMPQVLRDALPGFYATLASFGMHVVSIPEVEADDVIGTAVMRWLHEGRGAAVIATTDKDLHGLIAHGALVWDHFKGIWHDHAWVEKKFGVPPELLPDLLALMGDVTDSIPGVSKIGLKTGAKLLRAYGNIDAVMAGAGILPGALGESLRKEREILYLSRKLVALKTDVTLGVTWNKLVWEK; this is encoded by the coding sequence ATGGCCAGACTCCTCGCTATCGACGGCTTGAATATCGTACGCCGCGTCTACGAAGCCAGTCCTGAACCCGATTCCGACCTGAAGGCGGAGATCGCGCTGCGCCATGCGCTGTCGTCGTTCCGCACCCTCATCAACGATCACGAGCCGACGCACATCCTGCCGGCCTTCGATTTCGGCGGCCCCACGTGGCGCCACGCCCTGTATGCCGGTTACCGCGAAGGGCGCCAGCCCATGCCGCAGGTGCTGCGCGACGCCTTGCCCGGCTTTTATGCCACCCTGGCCAGCTTCGGCATGCACGTGGTCAGCATTCCCGAGGTCGAGGCCGACGACGTGATCGGCACGGCCGTCATGCGCTGGCTGCACGAGGGCCGCGGCGCGGCCGTCATCGCCACCACCGACAAGGATTTGCATGGCCTGATCGCCCACGGCGCGCTCGTGTGGGACCACTTCAAGGGCATCTGGCACGACCATGCCTGGGTCGAGAAAAAGTTCGGTGTGCCGCCGGAACTGCTGCCCGACCTGCTGGCGCTGATGGGCGACGTCACCGACAGCATCCCCGGCGTGTCGAAGATCGGCCTGAAGACTGGCGCGAAACTGTTGCGCGCCTACGGCAATATCGACGCCGTCATGGCCGGCGCGGGCATTTTGCCGGGCGCGCTGGGCGAAAGCCTGCGAAAAGAGCGGGAAATACTGTATCTTTCAAGAAAGTTAGTTGCGCTCAAGACTGACGTGACTTTAGGCGTGACCTGGAACAAGCTGGTGTGGGAAAAGTAA
- a CDS encoding glutathione S-transferase, with protein MIVVHHLNNSRSQRVLWLLEELGLDYEVKRYQRDPKTMLAPAALKAVHPLGKSPVITDGANTIAESGAIIEYLVERYGNGRLIPAAGTPDKLRWTYWLHFAEGSAMPPLLMKLVFDKVEASPMPFFVKPIARGIAGKVKSSFILPNIDSQLAYMEAELEKSKWFAGNEFTAADIQMSFPLEAAAMRGGLDERQPKLTAFLQRIHARPAYQRALERGGPYDFAK; from the coding sequence ATGATCGTCGTCCACCATCTGAATAATTCGCGCTCGCAGCGCGTGCTCTGGCTGCTCGAGGAACTGGGCCTCGACTACGAGGTCAAGCGTTACCAGCGCGACCCGAAAACCATGCTGGCGCCCGCCGCGCTGAAAGCCGTCCATCCGCTGGGCAAGTCGCCCGTGATCACGGATGGCGCCAACACCATCGCCGAATCGGGCGCCATCATCGAGTACCTGGTCGAGCGCTACGGCAATGGCCGCTTGATACCGGCGGCGGGTACGCCGGACAAGCTGCGCTGGACCTACTGGCTGCATTTCGCGGAAGGCTCGGCCATGCCGCCGCTGCTGATGAAGCTGGTATTCGACAAGGTCGAAGCGTCGCCGATGCCGTTTTTCGTCAAACCGATCGCGCGCGGCATCGCCGGCAAGGTCAAGAGCAGCTTCATCCTGCCCAATATCGACAGCCAGCTGGCCTACATGGAAGCGGAGCTGGAGAAAAGCAAATGGTTTGCCGGCAATGAATTCACGGCGGCGGACATCCAGATGAGCTTTCCGCTGGAAGCGGCCGCCATGCGCGGCGGACTCGACGAGCGCCAGCCGAAGCTGACGGCCTTCCTGCAGCGCATCCATGCGCGGCCCGCCTACCAGCGGGCGCTGGAGCGGGGCGGGCCCTACGATTTCGCCAAATGA
- a CDS encoding YjgN family protein, translating into MDFDTNNTTPKREAITFSATGSEYFRIWIVNLLLSIVTLGIYSAWAKVRRNRYFYSSTHLAGSSFEYHGNAVAILKGRIAAVVLIGGYNIALRVSPIVGLLMFVLLAAILPWLVWKSLQFKLYNTSYRGIRFGFGGSAKEAYKYFLWLPILNTFTAGLMTPFLHQRLKRFQHTQSRFGSSQFSFDATVGSFYKTYLLFFALLLGGLLVLIFVVFGSVFASFAAHANDATKVGSLLFAIGALYLWMFTVLPLFLTMIQNLIWNHTRLQQHQFQSQLTWGRTTFIMLTNLLGIVVTLGLFSPFAHVRWLKYRLEATSMLVHGSLDEFVAATGQQVSATGEGMADLLDFDLSM; encoded by the coding sequence GTGGATTTCGACACCAACAACACCACGCCCAAACGCGAAGCCATTACCTTCAGCGCGACCGGCAGCGAATACTTCCGTATCTGGATCGTCAACCTGCTGCTGAGCATTGTCACCCTGGGCATTTATTCCGCCTGGGCCAAGGTGCGCCGCAACCGCTATTTCTATTCCAGCACCCACCTGGCTGGCAGCAGCTTCGAATACCATGGCAATGCCGTCGCCATCCTGAAGGGCCGCATCGCGGCAGTCGTGCTGATCGGCGGCTACAACATCGCCCTGCGTGTCTCGCCCATCGTCGGCCTGCTGATGTTCGTGCTGCTGGCCGCCATCCTGCCCTGGCTGGTATGGAAAAGCCTGCAATTCAAGCTGTACAACACCAGCTACCGTGGCATCCGCTTCGGATTCGGCGGCAGCGCCAAGGAAGCCTACAAGTATTTCCTGTGGCTGCCCATCCTCAATACCTTCACGGCTGGCCTGATGACGCCGTTCCTGCACCAGCGCCTGAAGCGCTTCCAGCACACGCAAAGCCGTTTCGGCAGCAGCCAGTTCAGCTTTGATGCCACGGTGGGCAGCTTCTACAAGACTTACCTGCTGTTCTTCGCGCTGTTGCTGGGCGGTCTGCTGGTGCTCATTTTCGTCGTCTTCGGCAGCGTGTTTGCCTCGTTTGCGGCCCACGCCAACGATGCCACCAAGGTCGGCAGCCTGCTGTTTGCCATCGGTGCCTTGTACCTGTGGATGTTTACCGTGCTGCCGCTGTTCCTGACCATGATCCAGAACCTGATCTGGAACCACACGCGCCTGCAGCAGCACCAGTTCCAGTCGCAGCTGACCTGGGGCCGCACCACCTTCATCATGCTGACCAACCTGCTGGGCATCGTCGTCACCCTGGGCCTGTTTTCGCCATTCGCCCACGTGCGCTGGCTGAAGTACCGCCTGGAAGCGACGTCGATGCTGGTGCACGGCAGCCTGGACGAGTTTGTCGCCGCCACGGGCCAGCAAGTCTCGGCCACGGGCGAAGGCATGGCCGACCTGCTGGACTTCGACCTGTCGATGTAA
- a CDS encoding M48 family metallopeptidase, with protein sequence MHADKQEDRATLAARYFDGQTSRLYHVTLSVRDGMAVLAGDIERSCPLGELHVSERSSHAVRKVSFPDGAYLEIADQAAFNDLLHDTGHRDGWVVRLQQSWRGALLATVATVLALWLSYQYLLPVVAKGVAYAIPQSVERQLGQGVLDFLDKHVFEASKLAGARQQALRQQFARLATPGNSTPEHRIVFRKSKIGPNAFALPSGDIVLTDEMVALMPDDEAIMGVLAHELGHLQQRHLTRRLIQTSAVGAGAALLFGDVSTVVATLPPLLLDLKYSRDVEREADDYAITMLRQNGIALEHLAQVFVALGKLDQGTPYLSSHPASAERVERIRAAQR encoded by the coding sequence ATGCACGCCGACAAGCAAGAAGACCGCGCTACCCTGGCCGCCCGCTATTTCGACGGCCAGACCTCGCGCCTGTACCACGTCACGCTCAGCGTGCGCGATGGCATGGCCGTGCTGGCCGGCGACATCGAGCGCAGCTGCCCGCTGGGCGAGCTGCACGTGTCCGAACGCAGCAGCCACGCCGTGCGCAAGGTCAGCTTTCCCGACGGCGCCTACCTGGAGATCGCCGACCAGGCGGCCTTCAACGACTTGCTGCACGACACGGGCCACCGCGACGGCTGGGTGGTGCGGCTGCAGCAAAGCTGGCGCGGCGCCCTGCTGGCCACGGTCGCCACCGTGCTGGCACTGTGGCTCAGCTATCAGTACCTGCTGCCGGTAGTGGCGAAGGGCGTCGCGTATGCGATTCCCCAATCCGTTGAGCGCCAGCTGGGCCAGGGCGTGCTCGATTTCCTCGACAAGCACGTGTTTGAGGCAAGCAAGCTCGCTGGCGCGCGCCAGCAAGCCTTGCGCCAGCAGTTCGCGCGCCTGGCCACGCCCGGCAACAGCACGCCCGAGCACCGCATCGTCTTCCGCAAGAGCAAGATCGGTCCGAATGCGTTCGCCCTGCCGTCCGGCGACATCGTGCTCACCGATGAAATGGTGGCACTGATGCCGGACGACGAGGCCATCATGGGCGTGCTGGCCCATGAACTGGGCCATTTGCAGCAACGCCACCTGACGCGCCGCCTGATCCAGACCTCGGCCGTGGGCGCCGGCGCGGCGCTGCTGTTCGGCGACGTGTCGACCGTGGTGGCGACCCTGCCGCCGCTGCTGCTGGACTTGAAGTATTCGCGCGACGTCGAGCGCGAGGCGGACGACTACGCGATCACCATGCTGCGCCAGAACGGCATCGCGCTGGAACACCTGGCGCAAGTGTTCGTCGCCCTGGGCAAGCTGGACCAGGGCACGCCCTACCTGTCGAGCCATCCGGCCAGCGCCGAGCGTGTCGAACGCATCCGCGCAGCACAGCGGTAA